A region from the Lolium perenne isolate Kyuss_39 chromosome 4, Kyuss_2.0, whole genome shotgun sequence genome encodes:
- the LOC127293096 gene encoding phosphatidylinositol transfer protein PDR17-like: MFRRKNTPLFNASDAEQREAKINEMRAALGLLSTRGEKYCNESCLIKYLEARNWNVEKSSKMLVESLKWREGTRPENIRWPDVSGEAKTGKMYRASFPDREGKTVIVMRPAKQNTSSHEGQVQHLVYTLENAIRSLPEGQDKMVWLIDFTGWTLAHATPIKTARESMSVLQNHYPERLAVAFLFNAPKVFEASFKVLKVFADKKTIQKLHFVYKENEESMKTLYEHIDPEVLPVDFGGKTNVTYNHEDYSKLMTKDDIKTASFWAEDGN, encoded by the exons ATGTTTCGGAGAAAGAACACCCCACTTTTCAATGCGAGCGATGCCGAACAGAGAGAAGCAAAG ATCAATGAAATGAGAGCTGCACTTGGCCTTTTGTCTACCCGTGGAGAGAAGTACTGTAATGAATCATGCCTGATAAAATATCTAGAAGCCCGCAACTGGAATGTTGAAAAGTCCAGCAAAATGTTAGTAGAAAGTCTCAAGTGGAGGGAAGGTACCAGGCCTGAGAATATTCGCTGG CCTGATGTTTCCGGTGAAGCAAAAACAGGTAAAATGTACAGGGCAAGTTTCCCCGATAGAGAGGGTAAAACCGTGATTGTAATGAGACCTGCAAAGCAG AATACATCGTCTCACGAAGGACAGGTACAGCATCTTGTATATACCTTGGAGAATGCAATCCGTAGCCTGCCTGAAGGTCAAGACAAAATGGTGTGGCTGATAGACTTCACAGGATGGACACTTGCCCATGCAACCCCCATAAAGACTGCCAGAGAGAGTATGAGTGTCCTGCAAAACCATTACCCAGAGAGGCTTGCAGTTGCATTTCTATTCAATGCACCCAAAGTATTTGAGGCTTCTTTTAAG GTTCTCAAAGTATTCGCTGACAAGAAAACAATCCAGAAACTCCACTTCGTGTACAAGGAGAATGAGGAGAGCATGAAGACATTGTACGAGCACATTGATCCCGAAGTCCTTCCGGTAGATTTTGGAGGGAAGACCAATGTGACGTACAATCATGAGGATTACTCTAAATTGATGACAAAAGATGACATTAAAACAGCAAGCTTCTGGGCAGAAGATGGTAACTAA